In Saccharomycodes ludwigii strain NBRC 1722 chromosome III, whole genome shotgun sequence, one DNA window encodes the following:
- the EPO1 gene encoding Epo1p (similar to Saccharomyces cerevisiae YMR124W | EPO1 | Endoplasmic reticulum Polarization (paralog of YLR031W | putative protein of unknown function)), with translation MDAGLGAIKKNRFNQHMGEIDLSNEVPISGPSTQKTSFSPQQQQQQQQQQQYSNNNMGYGMVPPGQRQYTNNTGYPMMSQPQQQQINPRINYNGYSNGNPRMAMPVQPEIRSNTMPTRFESSPMSMSRNNNPSHNNNNNSNNHSFNFSKGKHTLTNIFKKKNNSPMGAGGFDIADDDDDDDFGTGSSKNNNNSVNNNSFNGGVGDMNNNDEEVTVDSNEILTFSDITGLRNTGGPNYGGSQRDDTAPIIPTLVTKINQKPSKLSNTEYRKMMFNQKKMAMSTLSKQHSNQTAPPPPRTMSLQGNWNAMPQQQPGGRPMPNTRFAGPPNGQPAYPRSNSMMNSGMPPPRFRQQPQLMQQGFPQHQQPMYQEQSPRAMSLTNTPRFMNSGMNPQPHLSQQQQQQPQDPYFNNNVDRSNNLPQDNFSLPNNGRAMSMQNKSVNPMFNGQGMTTYNNNNNNNSNNNNNTHNQNANITNVHRNGDNNMNNKTLNLRGRTNIPSSFSSSDLLNNAKSQHLQYRKPFVQSQSLNNIKENASNNNNNIRDNKNVNNYKNLPSTRSNLSHEFNINDIDNNKQQDNTTGNENGAIPNANVTNTRSASDVSIEIIDNPSIKQPDITNIKKNNKNGSVDSFDFTDKTPEDQQIIDTTLPKNNTAQPFKPAAAIVNNSGNTHSIDEYNNSENSYHISLRPNTHRKTLSADLRPGSALFSGLSPNSSNSFANTNGMLNGQHSKTNSTVSSIGEPTPNYQQKKMYALANNTTDMNLYVTADEFPTDSKGFTSSSSVSPPQRDNRLDSLTAQFQNKNNMGNVDANQTYSTLLGTVQDTSDATIENDLEDNSTTNSKNASRSSDIFDPNFSNEQFVKVEANSNIDKRKSLIEVKDNKTYSTKTDIVSSNTTPVLMANNVFDSDQTPQVDKTHRPKSNDVVLLDQLPSDPGKNDEVEGLRVEEITISQTIEQNRRSSFTNVNNNSHSKLNATSGSTRIISINSQTSSSKSSNYSTAENQEEKQQQQQQQQQESSLNALKADTCTKKTTVEPGDVSNGSVKSASSNMKSIKSKLNEKPLNKAKKFFRKFSAQKKDTSENQKSSDNDASTITTATNTLTDTADMSFVQDDPLFANKEILKPEPLPPIPQQEPLPLMFSQEDDFVENNSPTNKPIPPQFSSQISKDISNSGENNGNVEIKIEMPSTSGLERSHKPLPLVTNKDSHDNKENITNSFSSNTDQSEFKSKEIITKVWDESDKDANPRKSYHSLFSGPSPGPNKIKFFNQSGTPSPLQSSFNNDPERTVLYDVSDISDAASSTNNNKDSDSGNTNNVNIAQTSNVTKTHPQQRAPTTPQSLDEGKNANSQALETINESDAPNTIVTSGTKDNVDNDTVSKVITNNSVYLASPSTVNTEDFALMNNPRQVLYQPSFVSNPDKELYVTKKVYSAGNESDQQHTQHSEDARFKTFVISPEQLSVLGENRKLMNELTMVSTELAESIARETALEKILNEKEYQNNDTHGEVFSNRDTNSIEDDNRGLNDMINIQSELRKKSSKIVTLIQELNAERLKRFIAEEQVLLYEKGCKPSNLELSYDINSLQKQLQEKNHEIECLRAQIGHS, from the coding sequence atGGATGCTGGTTTAGGTGctattaagaaaaatagaTTTAATCAACATATGGGTGAGATTGATTTATCTAACGAAGTTCCCATTAGCGGTCCATCTACTCAAAAAACATCTTTCTCcccacaacaacaacaacaacaacaacaacaacaacaatactccaataataacatgGGTTATGGAATGGTCCCACCGGGACAACGGCAATACACTAATAATACAGGATACCCAATGATGTCACaaccacaacaacaacaaataaatcCACGTATTAATTACAACGGTTATTCAAATGGCAATCCAAGAATGGCAATGCCCGTACAGCCAGAGATAAGAAGCAATACAATGCCTACAAGGTTTGAATCTTCTCCAATGTCAATGTCTAGAAATAACAATCCTTCacacaataataacaacaacagtaaCAACCATAGcttcaatttttcaaaggGCAAGCATACTCTAactaacatttttaaaaaaaaaaacaatagtCCAATGGGTGCAGGCGGATTTGACATCGCggatgatgacgatgatgatgactTTGGCACTGGTTCcagtaaaaataacaataatagcgTCAACAATAACAGTTTTAATGGTGGTGTTGGTGATATGAATAACAATGATGAGGAAGTTACCGTTGACTCTAATGAAATTTTAACATTCAGCGATATCACTGGCTTAAGAAATACCGGTGGACCAAATTATGGGGGTTCACAACGTGATGACACTGCCCCAATTATTCCTACTTTGGTTACTAAAATTAATCAAAAACCTTCTAAGTTGAGTAATACAGAATATAGGAAAATGATGtttaaccaaaaaaaaatggcaaTGTCTACTCTTTCCAAGCAACACTCAAACCAAACAGCACCACCTCCACCAAGAACAATGTCCTTACAGGGCAATTGGAATGCTATgccacaacaacaaccagGTGGAAGACCTATGCCAAATACTAGATTTGCAGGGCCACCAAATGGCCAACCCGCTTATCCTAGATCAAATTCGATGATGAATTCCGGTATGCCTCCTCCAAGATTTAGGCAACAACCACAATTAATGCAGCAGGGTTTCCCGCAGCACCAGCAACCAATGTACCAGGAGCAATCTCCAAGAGCAATGTCGTTAACTAATACTCCAAGATTTATGAATTCTGGAATGAACCCACAACCGCATTTAtcacaacaacagcaacaacaaccacaAGATccatattttaataataacgttGATAGAAGTAATAATCTTCCTCAAGATAACTTTTCTTTGCCTAATAATGGAAGAGCTATGTCTATGCAAAACAAATCTGTTAATCCCATGTTTAATGGTCAAGGAATGACTacgtataataataataataataataatagtaataataataataatactcaTAATCAGAATGCTAATATTACTAATGTACATAGGAATGGCGACAATAACATGAATAACAAAACATTGAATTTGCGTGGCAGAACTAATATTCcatcttcattttcatcttcaGATTTATTGAACAATGCAAAGTCACAGCACCTACAGTACAGGAAACCATTTGTTCAATCTCAATCCTTAAACAATATTAAGGAGAACgccagcaacaacaacaacaacattaGAGACAACAAAAATGTAAATAACTATAAAAACCTTCCCTCAACTAGATCAAACTTATCGCATGAATTTAACATTAATGACattgacaataataaacaacaaGATAATACTACTGGCAATGAGAATGGTGCGATTCCTAACGCCAATGTTACCAACACTAGATCAGCATCTGACGTTAGCATTGAAATTATAGATAATCCTTCAATTAAACAACCGGatataacaaatataaagaagaataataaaaatggaagTGTAGATAGTTTTGATTTCACAGATAAAACGCCTGAAGATCAACAAATTATCGACACTACCCtaccaaaaaataatactgcACAACCTTTTAAGCCAGCTGCTGCTATTGTAAATAATAGTGGTAACACACATAGCATTGACGAGTATAATAATTCTGAAAATAGTTATCATATTTCCTTAAGACCTAACACCCACAGGAAAACTTTATCTGCAGATTTAAGACCTGGAAGCGCTTTATTTAGTGGCTTATCCCCTAACTCGAGTAACTCTTTTGCCAACACGAACGGTATGCTAAACGGACAACATTCAAAGACTAATTCTACGGTTTCTTCCATTGGTGAACCAACCCCAAAttaccaacaaaaaaaaatgtatgcGCTTGCTAACAATACTACTGATATGAATCTTTATGTCACTGCAGATGAGTTTCCTACCGATAGCAAGGGTTTCACAAGCTCCTCTTCAGTATCCCCTCCACAGCGTGACAATAGATTAGACTCTTTAACTGCgcaatttcaaaataagaataacaTGGGAAATGTCGATGCTAATCAGACGTATAGTACTTTATTAGGCACAGTGCAGGACACAAGCGATGCTACTATTGAAAATGATCTTGAAGATAATTCTACAactaatagtaaaaatGCTAGTCGTAGTTCAGATATTTTTGATCCAAATTTTTCTAATGAACAGTTCGTTAAAGTCGAAGCTAATTCCAATATTGATAAACGTAAGAGTTTAATTGAGgttaaagataataaaacatacAGCACTAAAACGGATATTGTTAGTTCTAATACTACCCCTGTTTTAATGGCAAATAACGTATTTGATTCAGACCAGACTCCCCAAGTTGACAAGACGCACCGCCCAAAATCGAATGACGTTGTTTTATTAGATCAATTGCCCAGTGATCCAGGTAAAAATGATGAAGTTGAAGGGTTACGTGTTGAAGAAATTACGATCAGTCAAACGATAGAACAAAATAGACGCTCTTCTTTTACAAAtgtcaataataatagccaTTCAAAATTGAACGCTACTTCTGGTAGTACtagaattattagtattaacaGCCAAACATCATCATCTAAATCTTCTAACTATTCTACGGCTGAAAAtcaagaagaaaaacaacaacaacaacaacaacaacaacaagagAGTAGTCTCAATGCTCTTAAAGCTGATACTTGCACCAAAAAAACCACTGTGGAACCAGGAGACGTTTCCAATGGTTCAGTGAAGTCAGCTAGCTCTAACATGAAATCCATCAAAAGTAAGTTGAATGAAAAACCCTTGAATAAGgcaaagaaattttttcGTAAGTTTTCTGCTCAGAAAAAAGATACCTctgaaaatcaaaaatcaTCTGATAATGATGCTTCTACAATTACAACCGCAACAAATACTTTAACCGATACTGCTGATATGAGTTTTGTACAAGACGATCCACTTTTTGCCAATAAGGAGATCTTGAAACCAGAACCATTACCACCAATTCCTCAACAAGAGCCTTTGCCTTTGATGTTTTCTCAAGAAGATGACtttgttgaaaataacTCACCTACCAATAAACCTATACCTCCACAATTTTCATCACAAATTTCAAAAGACATTTCCAACTCTGGTGAAAATAATGGCAATGTTGAAATTAAGATCGAGATGCCTTCTACTTCTGGATTAGAACGCTCTCACAAACCTTTGCCACTCGTTACAAACAAAGATTCTCATGATAACAAGGAAAATATTACCAACTCTTTTAGCAGCAATACAGATCAATCTGAGTTTAAATCTAAAGAGATAATAACTAAAGTTTGGGATGAATCTGATAAGGATGCTAATCCAAGAAAATCCTATCATTCGTTATTTTCTGGTCCTTCACCTGGtccaaataaaatcaaatttttcaatcaaTCTGGAACGCCATCTCCACTTCAAAGTTCATTTAACAATGATCCAGAACGTACAGTTTTGTATGATGTGTCAGATATATCTGATGCAGCCAGCAgcaccaacaacaacaaagatTCCGACTCAGGAAATACAAACAATGTTAATATTGCCCAAACGTCCAATGTTACCAAGACACATCCACAACAACGGGCACCAACAACCCCACAGTCTCTCGATGAGGGCAAGAATGCTAATTCTCAAGCATTAGAGACAATAAATGAATCAGATGCACCCAATACTATCGTTACTTCTGGGACTAAAGACAATGTGGATAATGATACTGTTAGTAAGGTTATCACTAATAATTCTGTCTACTTGGCAAGCCCTTCGACAGTTAACACTGAAGATTTTGCTTTGATGAATAATCCTAGGCAAGTTTTATATCAGCCTTCATTTGTTTCTAATCCAGATAAAGAATTATATGTCACCAAAAAGGTGTATAGTGCCGGTAATGAATCAGATCAACAGCACACTCAACACTCAGAAGATGCCAGATTCAAAACTTTCGTTATTAGTCCCGAACAATTGAGTGTATTGGGGGAAAATAGGAAATTAATGAACGAACTAACTATGGTAAGCACTGAATTAGCAGAATCTATTGCTAGAGAAACAGcattggaaaaaatactaaatgaaaaagaatacCAGAATAATGACACTCATGGCGAAGTGTTTAGCAATAGGGATACGAATAGTATCGAGGACGATAACCGTGGCTTAAACGATATGATTAATATTCAAAGtgaattaagaaaaaaatcatcTAAAATTGTCACTTTGATTCAAGAATTAAATGCTGAAAGATTGAAGAGATTTATAGCTGAGGAAcaagttttattatatgaAAAGGGTTGTAAACCAAGTAATTTAGAATTAAGCTATGATATAAATAGTTTGCAAAAACAATTACAGGAAAAGAATCATGAAATTGAGTGTTTAAGGGCACAGATTGGTCACAGTTAG
- the STO1 gene encoding Sto1p (similar to Saccharomyces cerevisiae YMR125W | STO1 | Suppressor of TOp1): MSGVKRSRVYYKTMILYADPEDDDYSGINRDFRPRVQKRQRLPPVVELCRQMMPDICTIGESISAFEEDIKFLGEAIVSEFNNEEYFRNALLSTLYAVVVEQPQKQQCVALLIISINARDSVVGKSIINFFYGKLQEWCDLTCDEENLKITSNETGPWNKIKLILRLLALLSPILIEDDLVSLFKNFLDISIQLNNEFSEEERCPLSEAIYYNTLINVPYLFFFKGTSHSSLYTKIQELLDSVSQNYKIKPKYFSLLDEYNRSAPYERVELIEHILIAVKKSIANDFAELNFLFVDYNHLLPDQPADVGFNDPLRLPSINDMKPYSAMDKGLGSIDSVWKTPRYDFKVYLMNPVGNFNTVPDSNSYGGLLLNDITVDIVESLEFNRKQVAKQVVTLDLFFRQGFFSERGQSIAQLIDIQEENPTISTYKVEDLAVQNILSLIFKLPTQSQSFAYFYTLLVEICDNSPKYIAPVFGRAFRFFYNNLENLDVELKLRYLDWFSIQMSNFNFSWKWNEWEAVSMRYGGVSFYNSKINFIKNLIRKELRLTSNKADVEESLTEEFLKYVDTSFVPFEILKSYYASFFNGFEINQEELKPSLFYFLNYTFPFTNEVQEVIDYLHKSSEERNLAELKGIFKKIEENHGSIITDINRFTVSLLTQAIVYSGSRSLSHANKYINEYKNDFIELLSMIEVDTHLKQMWIVEATLRYWNNNSQTGFLVCDMFKNTGIIDPLIIARFLFSDYEKGKTLGLVETTCLEAVFRLLNSLSLMKTPRLDIFEFVFERLSGIINETLPQLGITAEEEVPHPNLDSNDDDDNDDDDDENNTMFDESEIPRFDLIWRYEAASDLIKSLLRRYSDEYTLLLDKLKLYNDNNMTNVPTRRKIGTWLDEMKKL, encoded by the exons ATGTCTGGTGTTAAAAGAAGTCGTG TTTATTACAAGACTATGATTTTATATGCAGATCcagaagatgatgattatTCCGGTATTAATCGTGATTTTAGACCACGTGTCCAAAAAAGGCAACGATTACCACCTGTAGTTGAATTGTGTAGACAAATGATGCCTGATATTTGCACCATTGGCGAATCCATCAGTGCATTTGAAGAAGacattaaatttttggGTGAAGCTATTGTCAGCGAATTTAACAATGAGGAATATTTCAGAAATGCCCTATTATCGACCTTGTAcgctgttgttgttgaacaGCCACAAAAACAACAGTGTGTTGccttattaataatttctaTTAATGCCCGTGATTCTGTTGTTGGGAAAAGTATaatcaactttttttatggtAAATTGCAAGAATGGTGTGATTTAACTTGTGAcgaagaaaatttaaaaatcaCTTCTAATGAGACTGGGCCttggaataaaataaaattgattttgaGGCTGCTAGCTCTATTATCTCCCATTTTAATTGAAGATGATTTAGTTtctttattcaaaaatttcCTTGATATCAGCATTCAATTGAACAACGAGTTTAGTGAAGAGGAAAGATGTCCATTGTCTGAAGCTATCTATTACAATACTCTAATTAATGTaccatatttattttttttcaaaggtACGTCTCACTCTTCATTATACACCAAAATTCAGGAATTATTAGACTCAGTATCTCAAAACTACAAGATCAAGCctaaatattttagtttGTTGGATGAATATAATAGATCAGCACCATACGAAAGAGTGGAACTAATTGAACACATTTTAATTGCAGTGAAAAAAAGCATTGCAAATGATTTTGCTgaattaaactttttatttgttgacTACAACCATTTATTACCAGATCAACCTGCAGATGTGGGTTTTAACGATCCTTTAAGATTACCGTCTATTAACGACATGAAACCATACAGTGCTATGGATAAAGGTTTAGGTTCTATTGATAGTGTATGGAAAACACCAAGATATGACTTTAAAGTTTATTTGATGAATCCAGTGGGTAACTTTAACACTGTTCCTGATTCCAATTCATATGGTgggttattattaaatgataTTACTGTTGATATTGTTGAAAGTTTAGAATTTAATAGAAAACAAGTGGCCAAGCAAGTAGTTActttagatttattttttagacAAGGGTTTTTTTCTGAAAGAGGCCAGTCTATTGCACAATTGATTGATATCCAAGAGGAAAATCCAACAATTAGTACATATAAAGTAGAGGATTTGGCggttcaaaatattttaagtttaattttcaaattaccAACCCAGTCTCAATCCTTTGCCTATTTCTACACTTTGTTAGTAGAAATTTGCGATAATTCTCCAAAATATATTGCTCCTGTTTTTGGTAGAGCTTTTAGattcttttataataatttagaaaaCTTGGACgttgaattaaaattaaggTATTTAGACTGGTTTTCCATCCAAATGAGTAATTTCAACTTTTCCTGGAAATGGAATGAATGGGAAGCTGTTTCTATGCGTTATGGGGGCGTGAGTTTTTATAACAGcaaaatcaattttatcaaaaatttaattagaAAAGAATTAAGATTGACCAGCAACAAAGCTGATGTCGAAGAGTCTTTGACAGAGGAATTTTTGAAGTATGTTGATACATCTTTTGTACCatttgaaatattaaaatccTACTATGCTAGTTTTTTTAACGGGTTTGAAATTAATCAAGAGGAATTGAAGCCATCcttgttttatttcttgAATTATACATTTCCATTTACCAATGAGGTTCAAGAGGTAATTGATTATTTACACAAGAGTTCAGAGGAAAGAAATTTAGCGGAATTGAAAGGgatatttaaaaagattGAAGAAAACCATGGCTCAATCATCACTGATATTAATAGATTTACTGTTAGTTTATTGACTCAAGCAATCGTTTATTCAGGTAGTAGATCTTTATCACATGCCAACAAGTATATCAATGAGTATAAGAACgattttattgaattattatCTATGATTGAGGTAGACACgcatttaaaacaaatgtGGATAGTGGAAGCCACTTTAAGATATTGGAATAATAATTCTCAGACGGGGTTTTTGGTTTGTGatatgtttaaaaatactgGCATTATCGATCCATTAATTATTGCTAGGTTCCTGTTTTCAGATTACGAAAAAGGCAAGACATTGGGTTTAGTAGAAACCACTTGCTTAGAAGCTGTATTTAGGCTATTGAATAGTCTATCCTTAATGAAAACTCCGCGTTtagatatttttgaatttgtttttgaaagGTTGAGTGGAATTATCAATGAGACCCTTCCTCAATTGGGAATAACCGCAGAGGAAGAAGTTCCACATCCAAATTTAGATAGtaacgatgatgatgacaatgatgatgatgatgatgaaaataataccatGTTTGATGAATCTGAAATACCACgttttgatttaatttgGAGGTATGAAGCCGCCAGCGATTTGATCAAGAGTTTGTTAAGAAGATATAGTGATGAAtatacattattattggataAATTGAAGTTATataatgataacaataTGACGAATGTTCCtacaagaagaaaaataggTACTTGGTTAgatgaaatgaaaaagttataa
- the DLT1 gene encoding Dlt1p (similar to Saccharomyces cerevisiae YMR126C | DLT1 | Defect at Low Temperature) — MPIDSIAQAAHSSVFNTFIVVGGIVITGVLTITLSIERIFIHRSCMRYIPKPYLPLTELDLPDKSSRNMVWKYLRLNSKLGLWFDIPAEKIVHDGLSPPPSYSKAYIEKSLAMDPSSLNIATFDMNGKFIKRSKNNKQSNQYAHEKTSEINYNDAEDSDEDDDLPPNLNYEQVIKTIFDKLKYQGTIFNCFDFKDMSVPIGGTFPEFIEIIKSYNGIRYHLARYRNGSTGEIYEHDFDDDDVDDDGNRSSSMFFDFIDYNQYINLYNRIRFGNKPISKEQFETFMTLTIELITRQKNLMKNDLTSTLPSSYRSSHIYNKNTSSRNSTSQSLITVTRMNSTNTVIQKIPTVKSHYSFDSVVRN, encoded by the coding sequence ATGCCCATAGATTCCATTGCTCAGGCAGCCCATTCATCAGTCTTTAACACATTTATAGTGGTTGGTGGAATAGTTATTACAGGTGTTTTAACAATTACCTTGTCCATCGAAAGAATATTTATACATAGAAGTTGTATGAGATACATACCGAAACCATATTTGCCTTTAACCGAATTAGATTTACCAGATAAATCAAGTAGAAACATGGTTTGGAAATATTTAAGACTAAACTCAAAATTGGGCCTTTGGTTTGATATACCCGCAGAAAAAATTGTGCATGATGGCTTATCGCCACCTCCATCATATTCAAAGGCCTATATTGAGAAATCCTTGGCTATGGATCCAAGTTCACTTAATATTGCCACATTTGATATGAAtggtaaatttattaaaagatccaaaaataataaacagaGTAATCAATATGCACATGAAAAAACGTCGGAGataaattataatgatGCCGAAGATTCAGAcgaagatgatgatttgCCACCAAACTTAAACTATGAACAAGTCATTAAGACAATATTTgacaaattaaaatatcaaggaacgatttttaattgttttgattttaaagaCATGAGCGTTCCAATAGGTGGTACTTTCCCCGAATTTATcgaaattattaaatcatATAATGGTATTAGATACCACTTAGCAAGATATAGAAACGGTTCTACAGGTGAGATATACGAGCACGATTtcgatgatgatgatgttgatgatgatggtaATAGAAGTTCCTCCATGTTTTTTGATTTCATAGATTACAatcaatatattaatttgtaCAATAGGATACGGTTTGGCAATAAACCAATTAGCAAAGAACAATTCGAGACTTTTATGACGTTAACTATTGAATTGATAACAcgccaaaaaaatttaatgaaaaatgatttAACATCCACATTACCATCCTCTTATAGATCATCgcatatttataataaaaatacttcCAGTAGAAACTCTACTTCGCAATCTTTGATTACAGTCACCCGAATGAATAGTACAAATACAGTAATACAGAAAATACCTACCGTAAAAAGTCATTATAGTTTTGATTCCGTTGTTAGGAATTGA